Proteins encoded by one window of Arachis ipaensis cultivar K30076 chromosome B04, Araip1.1, whole genome shotgun sequence:
- the LOC107635433 gene encoding receptor-like protein kinase FERONIA (The sequence of the model RefSeq protein was modified relative to this genomic sequence to represent the inferred CDS: added 73 bases not found in genome assembly) yields the protein MYGTEAPMISLYMLIFLLLQLSFRMPLVISYNPVDKLAVSCGYSGNANQRGRNWVGDIDSKLFSTIEPQNVQPSIIKALTTPPSVDVVPYDSARIFRSQFTYSFPLKSGGPKFLRLHFYPTTYDNFEIYNSLFSVTADNFTLLKDFNASLWLRDGEDTVSKEYLINVEAGQRLNLTFVPSTKQHQDAYAFINGIEVVSMPPFLYYSDPNSTDQSDNGIHLVGYAYSSPYQLELSRALETLYRVNVGGRPIPPEQDTGMFRNWESDDDRYLVTHRPRSQSAGFGLHVNLKNNTIPDYTAPEELYLTSRSYGMNATENYNVTWLFDVDSKFTYMVRLHFCEFEPEVQNLGDRIFQIFIAETMAEDKADVIEWSTGNLIPVHRDYAVFMSDQRENSNKVTLSIKLQRLPIQRAKTNYYNVILNGVEIFKISDESQNLAGSNPDPMPPQPKPFYQSSNKSSKKTIIVAFLTVVVSSLLLASVIGLILFRRKRSSSCRKGSTKKEGASSSLPSHLCRYFTIAEIRAATNNFDDVFIVGVGGFGNVYKGYIDDGATPVAIKRLKPGSQQGINEFLNEIDMLSQLRHLHLVSLIGYCNDGVEMILVYDFMQRGTLREYLYGSDNNPLPWKQRLEILLGAARGLHYLHAGAKHNIIHRDVKSTNILLDEKWVAKVSDFGLSKVGPTGMSTTHVSTFVKGSLGYLDPEYYKRQRLTLKSDVYSFGVVLLEVLCARPPLIRNVDKHKASLVDWVRKLNDQGKLDQTVDIFLKGSITPECLKWYGQLAMSCLHDDGNQRPSMNDVVGALEFAMQLAEGDKDKSFGGAQDKEKGEESPLIPQFTSDEGSDVLFTSDESGTKDSRVTTISGSSEERAMISGLVFSEIGDPRAR from the exons ATGTATGGTACGGAAGCACCGATGATTAGCCTCTATATGCTAATATTTTTGCTGCTTCAGTTGTCGTTCCGGATGCCACTGGTGATTTCATACAATCCTGTCGATAAATTGGCAGTCAGCTGCGGCTACTCCGGTAACGCAAACCAGCGTGGTCGGAATTGGGTTGGTGACATTGACTCCAAACTATTTTCTACCATTGAGCCACAAAATGTGCAACCATCCATAATTAAGGCTCTTACCACCCCGCCCTCAGTTGATGTGGTTCCGTATGAC TTCACTTCTATCCAACAACTTATGACAACTTTGAGATTTACAACTCCCTTTTCTCTGTTACAGCAGATAACTTCACCCTTCTCAAAGACTTCAACGCTTCACTTTGGCTTCGCGACGGCGAAGACACCGTCTCCAAAGAATACTTGATAAATGTTGAAGCAGGTCAGAGGTTAAACCTAACCTTTGTTCCCAGCACCAAGCAGCACCAAGATGCCTATGCTTTCATCAACGGGATCGAGGTGGTGTCTATGCCTCCCTTCCTCTATTACAGCGACCCTAATAGTACTGATCAATCCGATAATGGGATTCACCTTGTTGGCTATGCCTACTCATCACCATACCAACTTGAACTTAGCAGAGCTCTTGAGACACTTTACAGAGTTAACGTTGGCGGAAGACCGATTCCTCCAGAACAGGATACAGGTATGTTCAGGAATTGGGAATCTGATGATGATCGTTACTTGGTGACCCACCGTCCGCGTAGCCAATCTGCTGGCTTTGGCCTTCACGTAAACCTCAAGAATAACACCATTCCTGATTACACTGCACCAGAAGAGTTATACTTAACTTCCCGAAGCTACGGGATGAACGCAACTGAAAACTACAACGTGACTTGGCTCTTCGATGTAGATTCGAAATTCACGTACATGGTGAGGTTGCATTTTTGTGAGTTTGAGCCAGAGGTCCAAAACTTAGGCGACAGAATCTTTCAGATCTTCATAGCTGAGACTATGGCTGAAGACAAGGCTGATGTGATTGAGTGGAGCACTGGCAACTTGATTCCAGTTCATAGGGACTACGCTGTGTTTATGTCTGACCAACGAGAAAATTCCAATAAAGTTACTCTTTCAATCAAGCTTCAACGACTACCAATTCAAAGGGCAAAAACCAATTACTATAATGTCATACTGAATGGCGTGGAGATCTTCAAAATCAGTGATGAGAGTCAAAACCTTGCAGGATCCAATCCTGACCCAATGCCCCCGCAACCGAAACCATTCTACCAATCTTCTAATAAATCCTCAAAGAAAACAATCATTGTTGCGTTCCTTACGGTCGTAGTTTCAAGCCTCCTGCTAGCATCTGTTATTGGATTAATCCTTTTCAGGAGAAAGAGGAGTTCTTCTTGTAGGAAGGGAAGCACAAAAAAAGAAGGCGCATCGTCGTCACTGCCATCACACCTCTGCCGCTACTTTACAATCGCAGAGATCAGGGCTGCCACAAACAACTTCGACGATGTGTTCATCGTCGGAGTTGGAGGGTTCGGCAACGTTTACAAGGGCTACATCGACGACGGTGCAACCCCCGTGGCCATCAAGCGTCTCAAACCCGGTTCTCAACAAGGAATCAACGAGTTCCTTAACGAGATCGATATGCTTTCCCAGCTCCGGCACCTTCATTTGGTGTCCCTCATTGGTTACTGCAACGACGGCGTAGAGATGATCCTTGTCTACGACTTCATGCAACGTGGCACTCTCCGCGAGTATCTCTACGGTTCAGACAACAACCCTCTTCCTTGGAAGCAGAGACTCGAGATCCTATTGGGCGCAGCAAGAGGGCTGCATTATCTCCATGCAGGTGCGAAGCACAATATCATCCACCGTGACGTCAAGAGCACCAACATCTTGTTAGATGAAAAATGGGTGGCCAAGGTTTCCGACTTTGGATTATCTAAAGTGGGACCTACGGGTATGTCCACAACCCACGTCAGCACCTTTGTGAAGGGTAGCCTTGGGTATTTAGACCCTGAGTACTACAAGCGTCAACGCTTGACTTTAAAATCTGACGTGTACTCGTTCGGTGTGGTCCTTCTTGAGGTATTGTGTGCGAGGCCGCCTTTGATCCGTAACGTGGACAAGCACAAGGCCAGCTTGGTTGACTGGGTAAGAAAACTGAACGATCAGGGTAAGCTCGATCAGACGGTGGATATTTTCTTGAAAGGCTCAATCACGCCAGAGTGTTTGAAATGGTACGGTCAATTGGCGATGAGTTGTTTGCATGATGATGGAAATCAACGGCCATCGATGAATGATGTGGTGGGGGCACTCGAGTTTGCAATGCAGTTGGCCGAAGGCGACAAAGATAAAAGTTTTGGTGGGGCCCAAGATAAGGAAAAGGGCGAGGAGAGCCCGTTGATACCGCAGTTTACGAGTGATGAAGGGAGTGACGTGCTTTTTACTAGTGATGAATCCGGGACCAAGGATAGTAGGGTCACCACGATTTCGGGTAGTAGTGAGGAACGTGCTATGATTTCTGGTCTGGTCTTCTCTGAAattggagatccaagagcaagatAA